Proteins encoded in a region of the Solanum dulcamara chromosome 9, daSolDulc1.2, whole genome shotgun sequence genome:
- the LOC129902059 gene encoding uncharacterized protein LOC129902059: protein MIMALNNNGLKLFASTVSLLPLVVLVSGVFLYLASIFLFKDPNCSSSELLHYSKFTTPQFGHDSSPTNLSHLVFGLLGSEEAWHYRKEYIESWWRPNKTRGYLFLDVAPTGDDLLPWSSSSPPYRVSDNITQLIEETKHVAPTMARMVHGIMEVFREDHEGVRWVVMGDDDSIFFLDNLVDVLARYDHTKYYYLGGQSEFLMSNHWYSFNQAFGGAGFILSYPLAKAMSKYVESCLRRYPFLRSADQITMVCISDVGVILTPLKGSHQIDLRGDISGLLSSHPKAPLMSLHHLDAADSIFPSMERQQSVRHLMKVANLDQSRMLQQVICYNRPNNWSFSISWGYSVHIYENILPRSHLQLPIETFQPWGVTPKDPPYYMLNTRWPTNDSCEAPHVFFMKNVETTKKNQILTTYSRSSPRELLACSYSGNHSADYIFKIEVYSPRRKRIEMDRCECCDVMHKKGTSKANVKLRECHMDEIIA, encoded by the exons ATGATCATGGCTTTGAACAATAATGGATTGAAATTATTTGCCTCCACTGTATCACTTCTTCCCCT AGTGGTGCTGGTTTCAGGTGTTTTTCTTTACTTAGCTTCAATTTTCCTATTCAAAGACCCCAATTGTTCATCTTCTGAACTCTTACATTACTCAAAATTTACAACCCCACAATTTGGTCATGATTCTAGTCCTACAAACCTTAGTCATCTTGTTTTTGGACTTCTTGGCTCTGAAGAAGCATGGCACTATAGGAAAGAGTACATTGAATCATGGTGGAGGCCAAATAAAACGCGCGGTTATCTCTTTCTTGATGTGGCTCCAACGGGCGACGATCTTTTGCCATGGTCCTCATCTTCCCCACCTTATAGGGTATCCGATAACATAACTCAATTAATAGAAGAAACTAAACATGTGGCACCAACTATGGCACGAATGGTGCATGGGATAATGGAGGTGTTTAGAGAGGACCATGAAGGAGTGAGATGGGTGGTTATGGGAGATGATGATTcgatattttttttggataatctGGTTGATGTTCTTGCGAGATATGATCACACGAAGTATTATTATTTGGGGGGTCAATCAGAGTTTCTAATGTCGAATCATTGGTACTCATTTAATCAAGCATTTGGTGGAGCTGGATTTATTTTGAGTTACCCTTTGGCAAAAGCAATGTCTAAGTATGTAGAAAGTTGCTTGAGGAGATACCCTTTCTTGAGATCTGCTGATCAAATAACTATGGTTTGCATATCTGATGTTGGAGTCATTCTTACTCCTCTTAAAGGTAGTCACCAG ATAGATTTGCGCGGTGATATATCTGGTTTATTATCGTCCCATCCAAAAGCTCCATTGATGTCTCTTCACCATCTAGATGCTGCGGACTCTATTTTCCCTTCAATGGAGAGACAACAATCTGTCCGCCACCTTATGAAGGTGGCAAATTTAGATCAATCTCGCATGTTACAACAAGTTATTTGCTACAACAGACCTAACAATTGGTCATTTTCAATTTCATGGGGTTATTCAGTTCATATTTATGAGAACATTTTGCCTAGGAGCCATTTACAATTACCAATTGAAACATTTCAACCTTGGGGAGTTACACCCAAAGACCCTCCATATTACATGTTAAATACAAGGTGGCCTACAAATGATTCTTGTGAAGCTCCACATGTTTTCTTCATGAAAAATGTAGAAACaacaaagaaaaatcaaatccTTACTACCTATTCGCGGTCTTCGCCTCGAGAATTGTTGGCTTGTTCATACAGTGGTAACCATTCTGCAGATTATATCTTCAAGATTGAAGTCTATTCTCCAAGAAGGAAACGAATAGAG ATGGATAGATGCGAGTGTTGTGACGTGATGCACAAAAAGGGCACCAGCAAGGCAAATGTTAAACTCAGGGAATGTCACATGGATGAGATAATTGCTTAG
- the LOC129903370 gene encoding uncharacterized protein LOC129903370 translates to MSTFETSFMMSICKTVLICGLTLYVATIIFFNECPSYDLFSSSKFITSLPNNSQPNASSSSNHVVQISISVPTNISHLVFGLLGSEEAWHHRKPYIESWWRPNVTIGHLLLDVPPQGDDLLPWSFNSPPYRVSDDVPKLVNETNHVDPRVLRMVHGIMEVVRETREGVRWVIMGDDDSIFFVDNMVDILAQYDHTKYYYFGGHSEFIMANYFFSFHQAFGGAGIILSYPLAKAFANNVISCLKRYAYFRSADRTTMSCTADIGVNLSPLMGSHQIDLRGDLTGFLSSHPKSLLISLHHFDTVDPIFPTMDRAQSGYHLLNAAKYDQSRMLQQTICYKRSNNWTFSISWGYSAHIYENIMPRSLIQNPIETFKPWGNITLPPHYNFDTRNISWDPCETPHMYFFQSTKKTPRNKILTKYIRAWPRGIGVCLYPGSYPAEYVTEIHVYSPATKRLQIDRCECCDVIHKAGSFKAAVRYRECKLDEIIA, encoded by the exons ATGTCTACATTTGAAACATCTTTTATGATGAGCATTTGCAAAACAGTATTAATTTGTGGTTTAACCTTATATGTGGCCACAATTATCTTTTTCAATGAATGTCCATCTTATGATCTTTTCTCTTCCTCAAAATTCATAACATCTCTTCCAAACAATTCTCAACCAaatgcatcatcatcatcaaatcaTGTTGTACAAATCAGTATTAGTGTGCCTACTAACATTAGTCACCTTGTTTTTGGACTTTTGGGGTCAGAAGAAGCTTGGCATCATAGAAAACCATATATTGAATCATGGTGGAGACCAAATGTTACAATAGGACATCTTTTACTAGATGTACCTCCTCAAGGTGATGATCTTCTCCCATGGTCCTTTAATTCACCTCCTTATCGAGTATCCGACGATGTCCCAAAACTTGTTAATGAAACTAATCATGTTGATCCAAGAGTATTAAGAATGGTTCATGGAATTATGGAGGTGGTTAGAGAGACGCGTGAAGGGGTACGATGGGTAATTATGGGGGACgatgattcaatattttttgttgATAATATGGTTGATATTCTTGCGCAATATGATCATACGAAATATTATTACTTTGGTGGACACTCAGAATTTATAATGGCgaattattttttctcatttcatcaagcttttggTGGAGCTGGAATTATATTGAGTTATCCTTTGGCTAAAGCATTTGCAAATAATGTGATTTCGTGTTTAAAGAGATATGCTTACTTTAGATCTGCTGATAGAACTACAATGAGTTGCACAGCTGATATTGGAGTCAATCTTTCTCCTCTTATGGGTAGTCATCAG ATTGATCTACGAGGTGATCTAACAGGATTTCTATCATCCCATCCaaaatctttattaatatccCTTCACCATTTTGACACGGTTGACCCAATTTTTCCTACTATGGACCGTGCACAATCTGGATATCATCTCCTAAATGCTGCAAAATATGATCAATCACGCATGTTACAACAAACCATTTGCTACAAAAGATCCAACAATTGGACATTTTCGATTTCTTGGGGATACTCAGCTCATATTTACGAGAATATTATGCCTAGAAGTTTGATACAAAATCCTATTGAAACATTCAAACCATGGGGTAACATTACGCTTCCACCACATTATAATTTTGATACTAGAAATATATCTTGGGATCCTTGTGAAACCCCTCATATGTATTTCTTCCAGTCTACTAAGAAAACTCCACGAAACAAAATTCTTACAAAATATATCAGAGCATGGCCTCGAGGGATAGGAGTTTGTTTGTATCCTGGAAGTTATCCTGCAGAGTATGTTACTGAAATTCATGTGTACTCACCAGCAACAAAACGTCTCCAg